In one Pseudomonas hydrolytica genomic region, the following are encoded:
- a CDS encoding DegT/DnrJ/EryC1/StrS family aminotransferase codes for MKSRIQYTQPSISELEVQYVTDAARHGWGPRCYEYIERFEAAFGRHLGVRHAIATSSCTGALHMGLAALGIGPGDEVILADSNWIASVAPAVHLGATPVFVDICEDTWCLDPAKVEQAITPRTRAIIAVHLYGNLCAMDELLAIGARHGIAVIEDAAEAIGSEWQGQRAGSMGRFGVFSFHGTKTMTTGEGGMFVTNDTDLFERVLGLSNHGRLKGQTRQFWPDLLGFKYKISNLQAAIGCAQTERIDELIERKRAIMANYRRRLGGLPGLRLNPEPEGTRIGAWMPTVVFDSELGITRERLLARFAENNIDARVFFYPLSALPMFQGRIPAAGGHSASIPERAINLPSFHDMTEADMARICSVVETLHAEARR; via the coding sequence ATGAAGTCGCGCATCCAGTACACCCAGCCTTCGATATCCGAGCTGGAGGTGCAGTACGTCACCGATGCGGCCCGGCACGGCTGGGGGCCACGCTGCTACGAATACATCGAACGCTTCGAGGCGGCCTTCGGCCGTCACCTGGGGGTCAGGCACGCGATCGCCACCTCCAGCTGTACCGGGGCCTTGCACATGGGCTTGGCCGCACTCGGAATTGGGCCGGGCGATGAGGTGATCCTTGCCGACAGCAACTGGATCGCCTCGGTGGCGCCGGCCGTGCATCTGGGAGCGACGCCGGTGTTCGTCGACATTTGCGAGGACACCTGGTGCTTGGACCCAGCGAAGGTGGAGCAGGCCATAACGCCGCGCACCCGGGCGATCATCGCCGTTCACCTGTATGGCAACCTCTGCGCGATGGACGAGTTGCTGGCCATCGGTGCTCGGCATGGTATTGCGGTCATCGAGGACGCTGCCGAGGCCATCGGCTCCGAGTGGCAGGGACAGCGCGCCGGCAGCATGGGGCGCTTCGGCGTATTCTCCTTCCACGGCACCAAAACCATGACCACCGGGGAAGGCGGCATGTTCGTCACCAACGATACAGACCTCTTCGAACGGGTGCTGGGGCTGTCCAATCATGGTCGGCTCAAAGGCCAGACACGCCAGTTCTGGCCCGATCTGCTGGGGTTCAAGTACAAGATCTCCAACCTGCAGGCCGCGATCGGCTGCGCCCAGACCGAGCGTATCGACGAGCTGATCGAGCGTAAGCGCGCCATCATGGCGAACTATCGTCGGCGTCTTGGTGGCCTGCCCGGCTTGCGCCTGAACCCCGAGCCCGAGGGCACCCGAATCGGCGCCTGGATGCCTACGGTGGTCTTCGACTCCGAGCTGGGCATCACTCGCGAGCGCCTGTTGGCGCGTTTCGCCGAGAACAACATCGACGCCCGCGTCTTCTTCTATCCCCTCTCGGCTCTGCCGATGTTCCAGGGGCGCATACCTGCCGCTGGCGGTCATTCGGCAAGCATTCCCGAGCGGGCCATCAACCTGCCGAGCTTTCACGACATGACCGAAGCGGACATGGCGCGCATCTGCAGCGTGGTCGAGACGTTGCATGCCGAGGCGCGGCGATGA
- a CDS encoding class I SAM-dependent methyltransferase encodes MNCRHCAAPLRQSFLDLGHAPPSNAYLTQADLSRPERYYPLRLWVCEQCWLVQTEDYADSGELFDADYAYFSSTSSSWLAHARAYAERMRETLHLGAGSLVIEVASNDGYLLRNFVESGVPCLGVEPTASTADAAERLGIPVLREFFGEALGKRLAEEGRQADLLLGNNVFAHVPDINDFSRGLKAVLKPGGTLTLEFPHLLRLIEQVQFDTVYHEHFSYLSLYSVERVLEAAGLRIHDVEQLPTHGGSLRVHASHQDDSRPRSASVDALLSTEAQAGLRDPATYRGFQARADRLKNDLLAFLLEQKRAGRRMAAYGAAAKGNTILNYAGIKPDLLPWVFDAAPSKQGKYLPGSHVPILSPSQLDEVRPDLLLILPWNIADEVMAQNERIRQWGGRFVTAIPCLEVK; translated from the coding sequence ATGAACTGTCGTCACTGCGCTGCTCCGTTGCGGCAATCTTTCCTCGATCTCGGTCACGCGCCGCCGTCCAATGCCTATTTGACGCAAGCGGACCTGAGTCGGCCCGAGCGCTATTACCCGCTGCGACTCTGGGTTTGCGAGCAGTGCTGGCTGGTGCAGACCGAGGACTACGCCGACTCCGGCGAATTGTTCGATGCCGACTACGCCTATTTTTCCTCTACCTCCAGCAGTTGGCTGGCTCACGCTCGTGCCTACGCCGAGCGCATGCGCGAGACGCTGCACCTGGGAGCTGGCAGTCTGGTGATCGAGGTGGCCTCGAACGACGGCTACCTGCTGCGTAATTTCGTCGAGTCAGGCGTGCCATGCCTGGGCGTCGAGCCAACCGCCAGTACCGCCGATGCCGCGGAGCGTTTGGGGATTCCCGTATTGCGCGAGTTCTTTGGCGAGGCGCTCGGCAAGCGGCTGGCCGAGGAGGGCAGGCAGGCCGATCTGCTGTTGGGCAATAACGTCTTTGCCCACGTGCCGGATATCAACGATTTTTCCCGAGGGTTGAAAGCGGTGCTCAAGCCCGGTGGCACCCTCACCCTGGAATTCCCGCACCTGTTGCGCCTGATCGAACAGGTGCAGTTCGACACCGTCTACCACGAGCATTTTTCCTACCTGTCTCTGTATAGCGTGGAGCGCGTCCTGGAGGCTGCCGGGCTGCGTATCCATGACGTCGAGCAGTTGCCTACACATGGCGGCAGCCTGCGCGTTCACGCTTCGCATCAGGACGACTCACGGCCACGCTCGGCTTCAGTCGATGCGCTGCTGAGTACCGAGGCGCAGGCCGGATTGCGCGATCCTGCCACCTATCGAGGTTTCCAGGCGCGCGCCGACCGATTGAAGAACGATCTGCTGGCCTTCCTGCTCGAGCAGAAACGGGCCGGGCGTCGGATGGCTGCCTATGGTGCTGCCGCCAAGGGCAATACCATCCTCAACTACGCCGGTATCAAGCCTGACCTGCTGCCCTGGGTGTTCGATGCGGCACCCTCCAAGCAGGGCAAGTATCTACCGGGCAGTCACGTGCCCATCCTCTCGCCGTCACAACTGGATGAGGTGCGCCCGGATCTGCTGCTGATCCTGCCATGGAACATTGCCGACGAGGTGATGGCGCAGAACGAGCGCATTCGCCAGTGGGGCGGCCGCTTCGTCACCGCCATCCCGTGCCTGGAGGTGAAATGA
- a CDS encoding dTDP-4-dehydrorhamnose 3,5-epimerase, with translation MGLTVSATSIDGLMRVDCDAHRDVRGAFTRLFCADELAPLLGERRIVQINQSLTRQVGAVRGLHFQHFPRAEMKLVRCIRGRIWDVVVDLRRGSSSFLCWHAETLSAENRRLLVIPEGCAHGFQVLEEDSEMLYLHTEFYCPDAEGGVCHDDPALAIEWPLPVRDLSARDRKHPSLTSDFIGLAP, from the coding sequence ATGGGCCTGACGGTGAGCGCAACCTCTATCGACGGCCTGATGCGCGTCGACTGCGATGCTCATCGCGATGTACGGGGTGCGTTCACTCGCCTGTTCTGCGCCGATGAGCTGGCACCCTTGCTGGGTGAGCGTCGTATCGTCCAGATCAATCAGTCGCTGACCCGCCAGGTAGGTGCAGTGCGTGGCCTGCACTTCCAGCACTTTCCCCGAGCGGAGATGAAGCTGGTGCGCTGCATTCGCGGTCGAATCTGGGACGTGGTGGTGGATTTGCGCCGCGGCTCGTCGAGTTTCCTGTGCTGGCATGCCGAGACTCTGAGTGCGGAGAATCGGCGCTTGCTGGTGATCCCCGAGGGCTGCGCCCATGGCTTCCAGGTGCTGGAGGAGGACAGCGAGATGCTCTACCTGCACACCGAGTTCTATTGTCCCGATGCAGAAGGCGGGGTCTGTCATGACGACCCTGCGCTGGCCATCGAGTGGCCGTTGCCAGTGCGTGACCTCTCGGCGCGCGACCGAAAACATCCCTCGCTCACCTCGGACTTCATTGGACTGGCACCATGA